The Suricata suricatta isolate VVHF042 chromosome 16, meerkat_22Aug2017_6uvM2_HiC, whole genome shotgun sequence genome contains the following window.
TCAGCTCCCGCCACACCAGCCTCCTTGCAGTCCTCACATTAACTGAAGACCTTCTTGCCTCAGGTCCTTTGCACCTGCCGTGCTAACTGCCAAAACCCCCCTTCCCCTAGATGTCCCTTCACAGACCCCACCGTGCCCTTCAGCTCCCAGCTCACCGGGCCCTCCCTGACCTCCCCGGCCACTCCCTACCCTCTTGCCctactttatgtttttatagcAGCTTTCTCTCCCTGATGATATTCCTTATCAGTTTTTCGATTAATGCTCATCGCCCTCcaatgggattaagccccacaagGAAAGAGATGGAGCCTGTATCCCCAGCACAGTCTGGCAGatagttggtgctcaataaatatttgcgaAATGATTGAAGGATGTGGAAAAACCCGGGCGAATGAGGTGAGAGGGATGGAAGGGGGATGGGCGTCCAGACAAAGGGAAGAGCCTGTGCTAAAGGCTCGAGGCAtgctcctcccacccacccacctacccgCCCCTGCAGGGTAGCTCCGGCGCTACCTCCCGGGGGTGAGGACTTTAGGGGACCTGGGGTCCCTTCTCCCCAAGGACAGCCTCCCCGGGACCAAGCCCAGACCTCACCAGGCGGGCACAGGAAGCCGCACCTTGAGGTCAGATCCGTGTGTAAATATTGCAGGTCCTTCTCTTACCAGATAAGGCGAGGGAGGGGGTCAGAAACCCGCTCTGACCTCTCAGTAGCTCCAGCCCCTCAGCTCCAAGGTCTctgccaggggaggaggggacaaggGTCCTGCCACAAGGGGCCCAGGCCAGTTTCCATCTAACGAACACTGGTTGGAAGTCCACGTGGGCGGGGTCCCCAGGACCGACAGGGCCCCAGGCGGCTCCCGAGGGAAGTCACTGACTGGCTGGTCAGATAAGAGGGCGCGGGGTGCTGGAAGGGAGCTAACAAAACACGATCAGAGGACCTTGTTCCCCGCCTGTAAGACGCGCCCACTCCCACCACCTGAGGCAGGGgccttaagcctcagtttccccggtCTGCAAAACAGATcctcagggaggggagggagggtggtgtCGGACAAGGTAACATCAGCTGAATGCTAGCATGCTCGCGGCTGCCATACAGGGCTCAGCTAGACTATCACGGTCACCTCCTCAGCACCtcctgtaagagtcaccttaaggtggcgaccgagcggccatttctctgggggctggaggagaacacgtgcacagacgaccccccgacccccgcccctcacctgcagacctgggatgtcctgccccatttggaaacagccaatcatgaagctccagcttcccgtcaccctgacagaggaggcaacctattccatcccgccaggtccctgaaaggcccttatttgataatctgccctcccaagatcaaacccagaaccccctcacccataaaaccccccgcccatcgcctatcaggcgcaATATCCCCGACTCCTCACTCCCCGGGTCACGGGacctcgcccaggaatcgcagatcctaataaaggctttcttggctccataacctggtctctttcctcccatctctgcctccatctattaaatcttacacctCCCAGCACCGGTCTGTGACCCCCACGCAGCCACAAGTTACTAGGAACACCTAAGTGTCGAGCCCCCATCCGTTCTCTGCTCAAAGCCCTCCCGTGGTTCCAGTTTCAGAGGAAAAAGCCCAAATCCTCCCTGCCAGAGCTCCCCTGTTCCTTCAGTGGCCCCCTCGCTCTTCCCcacactcctgcctcaggacctttgcactcgCTGTGCCcgctgcctggaatgctcttcccctaGACTCAGCACGGCCCCCTGACTCAGCCTCTACTCCAGGGCTGCCTCCTACAACGTCTTCTCGCCGCCGGACATAAACCAGTGCCCAGGCCACCTctatcccctcccctgctttctttccccccaGGGCAGCATCCCCACGTGGTAGAAAGCTATATGTGTCCCTGTTTATCTGCCGATTGATTATCTCACCCAACAGAAGGTCAGCTCTGCGAGGCAAGGGGTTTGGGCCTACTCATGACTATAACCTCAGGCCTAACCCAGTGCCTggcgcacagtaggtgctccaggaatgtttgttgaatggtGAGTGAACAATGGGACCCACACGTGCAGAACCCACTCAGGCAGGCCCGGCACTGAGCCCCCTTCCCCGCGGAATCCCCGGGAGTCAACGTCACGATCCCCCTCCGCTCATTTCATAGAAAGGCAGTAGTCCCTGACCAGGATCACGTGCTCGgctctggcacatagtaggtgctcaagaaactCCAGCTCTCACTTGAACCAAGGATCCAGGCTCCTGTGCAGGAgcaccagaggaggggcagggagttggggggcggggggcgggtccGGAAAGGCAAGGACAGCAGAGAGGCGTCAGTGGGACGCCGTGAGTGGTCAGGAGCCCCGCAGAGTCTGGACGAAAGCCCGGACCTGTCCCAGGACTTCCAGGGCCACGGCCTCCTCACGCTCCTCAACCAGAGAGCAAATCACCAGACACCCAGGCCCCTCCAGGGACTCCTCTCTGTCATCCACACCGGGCGTCTGCTTCCACAAACACTCTGTGCCCGACCCTGTCCTGTCCGGCAACGGGGACACGGACGTGACCACGAGAGCCCAGGTCCTGCCCTACAGAACTCATAGTCCAGATGGCAAGACAGGCACCCCCCCGACTGCAAGGACCCAGGGTGGTCAGGACTGGGACGGGGGAAGGGTGTCTCAGGGCGTTCCTAACCCCGCCTGGGAgtccaggagggcttcctggaggaggaggagttggGCAAGCAATGAAACAGAGCAGTGGGAAGCAGGGGCATgctggggggagagggcagaacTGAGGCAGAATAACTGGAGCGCAGAGTTCCTGGAAGGAAGGGGTGTCCATGAGGCCGGGCAGGCCAGCAGGGGCCAGTCCGTGCAGGGCTCCGTGGGCCACGCCAAGGAGCGGGGCTTTCTCCCGAAGGCACTGGGGAGTCACGGCAGGTTCTGAGCAccatggaaggagggagggtaaGGCCGTGGCCAGAAACCTGGGTGAACTTGGGAGGGGGCAGCCAGAccaggggaggggtgcctggaccAGGGCAGGGgcgacagggagggagagaaaggcacaCATGTAAGAGACATTTAAGAGGCAGGCGCCACAGGGTGTGGTGTGCTGGTAGGGTGGGGGGAGCGTCGGGACAGAGTCCTGGGTCTCTCTGTCCAGTGACAGGCAGACAGTGGCACCATCCCCTTCgataagaggaggaggagaagcaggtcTGATGCCAAGGTCAGTTTGGGACAAGGTGAGCGAGTGGCGCCCAGGGACTTCTGGGGGAAGCGTCCTGAATGACTCTGGGACGAGGTCCCAGGGCTCAGGGGAGAGGCCTGGGTCAGGACAGAGAAGGGTGAGGTGAGGTTGCAGGGGGGTAAGGGGACAGGAGGCGCCAGGGCACCCACGCCTCCCACAACGCCCATCGGAGCCCCGCCCTGCAAGGGTAGCTCAGGACACAGTGCCGAAGGCACAAACTGGGACAGGAGAGCCACAGGGACGGTCCCCTGCCTGGACGCAGGCCGCTGGGGCCCGAGAAGGGCCTGGACCCAGAAGCCATCAAGATATCAGTAAAACACGTCTGTCAAAAACACCCTTTCCCCAGATCCGCCGGTGGCATCTGCTGACGTCACCTCTCCAGAGACAACCGTCCCcgatcccctcccccacccccaacttaaAAATCACAGACCCCCTTCCTGGCCTAATTTCCCCCCAACCACACTTACGTCCATCCGACATGGAATGGAGTTCATATTTTATTCGTTTACCCCACGAATGTCAGCCCCACGAGGACACGGATCTTATCGACCTGCACTTAGAACAGCGCCCAGAAGACAGGAGGCGCGCCTCCAATATTAGTAGAATAAATACGCAAGCAATTCCTTGGCCTTTTGCTCCGTGCTGGGTGCTGTTACAAGCACGTCACACCGGTTTGCTCATTAATCTTTACAACCGCCCTAAGCAGCGGGTACTGTctttgttcccatttcacagaggaggaaactgaggcccgacAGGTACTATAACTTGCTCAGGGTCCTGGAGGTAGGGGTCAGTGGGCCACGCCCAGTGCCTGCGCTTTTAATAATAGTAACACCAGCCAGACCTTGTGTTGGGGGCCCAGTGCTGCAGGTGCTGGCGCGGGCCTCCACAGGGAGCCGCACACTCACTGCTCCCAACAAAACCGAGGGCCTGCACCacccctgtctttttttcttaacattgacttatttttgagaaagatggagcatgagtcgggggagaaacagagagggaaacacagaatctgaagcaggctataggctccgagctgtcagcacagaacccaacccagggctcgaacccaggagccttgagattgtgacctgagccgaagccagacgttaacctactgagccccccaggcgccccccgtcCGGATCTTTCAGAGCAGCTAATGGAGACTCCACAAGGGACTGCCTCCAGCCCCGCTTTGCGGAAATGCAGAGCCAGGGGCAAAAACGGGTCCTCTCTGGCCCGTCTCCACATACACACCGGACAGACACGGGAAAGGAGGCctaaggaggaaagagagaatgtggaTTTCTCAGCCTGCGCAGGAAGCCAGTCGGCAGCACAGCCCCGAAGAAAGTGCGCAGCCGCCGAGCCTCCTTCCCCGGGTGCAGCGTTGGAGACAGGGCAGGGCTCAGGCTCCCTCTTGCCCCTGCCCggcgcctcagtttccctatctgcaAATAGGGGCTCCAACAGGGCCCACCTCACACCGCATCCCCTGAAAGGACACCTGAAGGTCACCCGGAGCGCTGAGGCTGGAAAACGGCAGTCGCTGCTGATTGGTTCACCAGGGAGCCCAAAGCCTGGGCCCTGGGTAAGAACTGCCCTAAAATCTTcccccgccctcctcctccctggcgACCTGGTTCTTCTCCTGGTACCAAACCCGGGGCCCTGGGCACAAAGAAGTTTAGGCAGCGCCCCAGGAGGCCTGGCCGGGTCGTGGCCCCTGGCCGGTGCCTGCCACACCCGCTCTGGTACCCAAACGGGGCCCCAGATCCTCGGTGACTCGATCCCTCCAAATTCAGGTGATCTCCCCCGGCTCCAAATCACCAAACCCTCCCAAGTCCCGCGCCAGACGGAGCCAGGTCCCAACCAGGAAGGGCCTCGGAGCACTGGGACACCAACTCCGCAGTCTTCGAGTCCGGGTTGGGGGCGAAAGATGGCGCTGACCAGGTGCAGCTGGCTCTTCCTCAGCGGTGAGTGAGAACGGTGGCCCCCACAACCTCAGCCCTGCGGGGGGAGCGGGAGcctcagggaagggcagggatcCCGGGCCGGGGAGAGGGAAGGTGTGAGCTAGAAGTCCAGCATGTTGGGTAGGGAGGGCATGGTCTGCTCCTCCAAGAGGCACCAGCGTGGGGCCAGCCAGAGCCGGCCATCCAGAGAGGTCTGCAGGGCAGACCTCAGAGATTTTTCTAAGATCGGGGTGTGAGTCAAAGCAGAGGCCCcactgctcctccctcgctcgtGTGGCCAACCCTTACTGAGCTACGGACGCTTGGCTGGGGTGAGCCCTGTCCcacagctctgcctctctccgaGGCTGTGGCTTTGGGCAGTCACCTTTCCTTCctcggcctcagtttcctcatctgtgaaatgggctaaACTCCCAGGGTTGTTCGAAGGTCACAATAAGCAGCATTCACTAGCATTTACGCTAAATGTTTCCTGTGTGTTACCAACCGCCCTAGAGAGGAGATCCACTCACGACCCCCCACTTCATAGACGAGAAATCTGAGGCTCCGAGAGGTGAAGCCACTGCCTGGGGTCATGCAGTCAGTGGGGGCAGGGCCGAGTGCTAGACCCAGGGCCCTCACTCCCAGCCTGGAAAGTACCAGAAACCGGGCCAGGCAGGCACGCAAGCACTTCTTCCCCGAGAACCACCATGGCCGCCCCCTTCTGGGCAGCCGCGCACAACTGCCCCTCAAGCAGCTCTGCTCTGACCAGCCAGTCGGGGCTTATCTCTTGGGTTGAAAGGTAAAGGGTGGAGTCACTTCGTCCAGCCCCTGCTTTCTGGTCAGCTCTGCGGGGCAGAGGAAGAGCACTGGACTGAGGGTCCGGGCCCAGGGCCTCGAGCAGCCAGCCTGATTGTGTAAGCAGAGCCCATGGAATTCAGTCCTCGGTCCCCATGCGGGGCTGAGGCCCTACACCTGGCTAACACGTGTTAAGCACTTGCTGTGAACCAGGAACATGTGCCCCGGCGTCTCCTCCGCGCTGAATGAGGGCAGTGTCACCTGGGCCTAGCCGCCCCCTCCGGCTCCTTTTCCTCAGCCACTTTCCTGAGCGCGGGGGCCGACTTCACGATCACCCCCGAGCCTGCCCAGCCAGCCGAGGGGGACAACGTCACACTGGCCGTGCGCGGGCTGACGGGGGAGCTGCTGGCCTACAGCTGGTACGCGGGGCCCACGCTCAGCCTGACCTACCTGGTGGCCAGCTACATCGTGAGCACGGGCGACGAGACCCCCGGCCCGGCCCACACCGGGCGGGAGGCCGTGCTCCCCGACGGCGGCCTGCACATCCAGGGCGCCCTGCCGGGGCACTCGGGCACCTACATCCTGCAGACTCTCAACAGGCAGCTTCAGACGGAGGTGGGCTACGGACACTTGCAGGTCTATGgtgagacaccccccccccccaaaccaccGTCTTCCCAATCCCtcctataaaaatgaaaaaaaaaaaaaagtaaaactctaaaaactaaaaaggcaaaataatattaaaatgctcACTTCCTTCAGGATGGCTTCCAGGACTAGATCTGCCTCCTATGCCATCTTTTGCCCCTCCGGCTGGGGATACAGAGCCGCCACCAGGATCCAGCCATGCCCCtcacctggggagggggtggccagGGGGAGCAGGCAGtgcccggccccctccccctctgtctcttgCCCCACAGAGATGCTGGCCCAGCCCGTGGTCATGGCCAACAGCACGGCCCTGGTGGAGCGCCGGGACACCCTGCGCCTGGTGTGCAGCAGCCCCAGCCCCGCTGAGGTCCGCTGGTTCTTCAACGGCGAGGCCCTGCCCATCGCCATCCGCCTCGGCCAGTCCCCGGATGGCCGGGCGCTGACCCGGCATGGCGTCCGCAGAGAGGAGGCTGGCGCCTACCAGTGTGAGGTCTGGAACCCGGTCAGTGTCAGCCGCAGCGAGCCCGTCAACCTGACCGTGTACTGTGAGTCCTCCTCGCCCCGCTAGAGATACCCCGTGCCCAAACCTcgtagatggggaaactgaggccaggaggggGCGCCCCAGGGCACGCAGTGAGTCAGTAGGTGAGCTGGGGGTAGGAACGGGGGATCCCTCTCTTAAAACGCACTTGACCTCTGTCCTAAGGACGAAAAACCACCCTTGAAACGGACGAATCCTTCAGTTAGAAgcaatgcaagcagggaagggacgcAAGACTGGTTGGATTTGAAAGGGAGGTGGGAAGTGAGTGGCGGGTGGGCggggagataaaggaaaaaaacacaaccaGAGCGGGGAGTCGTTCCCAGGCGCCGGCAGACACGCAGTGTGGAACCCGGGGGAAATAAACCACAGAGGTATGCAAGGACCACCCTGTAGAAAAACTTAGAGCCTAGAATGCTACCACCAGGCGATTCCgggtttgagaagcactgaattCTAGACTCTGAGAATCCTACAAACTCTAGAAGCAGAGGTTTAGAATCTTAGACTCTAATTCTAAAACCTTAGAGGCACCCAATCCTAGAATTTTAGAAACCTAGATTTCTAGAATCCTAGAATCTTAGAACCTAGACGCATTGACTAGATGCATTGACTCTCGGAGCCCTAGAATTCTAGACTTTTAGAATGGCTTATGAGAAACTGATAGACAGTGtagtcttcttcttcttcctttttttttttttaaatggagccatagatttcaaaaatatcttgaaattttGTCTGGCCCAACAtcctctttttacagatgagaaaacatgtCCCCCGAAAGGGGAAAGCGATTCTCAAGATCCTAGAGCAAGTTAGAGATGCGTATGGGATCCGAACAGGCCAGAGCTTTCTCCCTCCACTAGGCCCACCCACTCCCAGGGGCCCAGCATGGTGGAGAGGAAGCCAGGGGTGCCCACCTCTACTCCCCTGCCGCTCTACTgcccgtctctctccctcctgccccccacagATGGCCCGGAGCGCGTGGCCATCCTCCAGGACTCTACCACCCGCACGGGCTGCACCATCAAACTGGACTTCAACACGTCCCTCACCTTGTGGTGCGTGTCCCAGTCCTGCCCAGAGCCCGAGTATGTGTGGGCCTTCAATGGGCGGGCCCTCAAGAACGGGCAAGACCACCTCAACATCAGTAGCATGACGGCGGCCCAGGAGGGCACGTACACGTGTATCGCTAAGAACCCCAAGACCCTGCTTTCCGGATCTGCCTCAGTGGTGATCAAGCTCTCCGGTGAGTCGCCCCCAGCCTGCCCACCACACCCTTCCCCACGGAGGCCCAGTTGGACTATGAAGGTTTGGCCACTCCACCAACGGTTAGGTCCAACAGATCACTGGCGAGTAAGAGATTCTCAGCCCTTTCTTTGGCCAAGTCACAGAGTGGCAGATCAGGCGGACCCCTCTTCATCTGGAGACGGCCCCTGCCTTGTCGCCTGGAGCACAGGCGACAGACCAGACTCCTCCTTGAGA
Protein-coding sequences here:
- the CEACAM16 gene encoding carcinoembryonic antigen-related cell adhesion molecule 16; amino-acid sequence: MALTRCSWLFLSATFLSAGADFTITPEPAQPAEGDNVTLAVRGLTGELLAYSWYAGPTLSLTYLVASYIVSTGDETPGPAHTGREAVLPDGGLHIQGALPGHSGTYILQTLNRQLQTEVGYGHLQVYEMLAQPVVMANSTALVERRDTLRLVCSSPSPAEVRWFFNGEALPIAIRLGQSPDGRALTRHGVRREEAGAYQCEVWNPVSVSRSEPVNLTVYYGPERVAILQDSTTRTGCTIKLDFNTSLTLWCVSQSCPEPEYVWAFNGRALKNGQDHLNISSMTAAQEGTYTCIAKNPKTLLSGSASVVIKLSAAAAAMTVVPVPTRPTEGQDVTLTVLGYPKDLLVYAWYRGPASEPNRLLSQLPSGNWIAGPAHTGREVGFANCSLLVQKLNLTDAGRYTLKTVTVQGKTETLEVELQVALNLPPLHEDQRHLPEPEPGTG